Sequence from the Stenotrophomonas sp. 364 genome:
AGCGCATGTCGCGGAACATCATCTCGGTGAGGCCGAACATCAGGTAGCTGGCGCAGATCATCACCCCGGCACCGGCGAACAGGCGCCCGGCGTCGTCCTCCCGCCACAGCCGGCGCAGCAGCACCCAGCCCGGCGCGGCGTAGAGCAGCACCAGTCCCAGCCCGCCCAGCACGCCGTAGGTGGCCAGGAAATACAGCAGGTCGTTGTGGGTTTCGCCATAGTCGCGCGCGACAGTGGGCGAAACCTGGCGCGCCTCGGCCAGGCTGCGCAGCTCTTCGCGGAAGCGGTCGCCCCCGCCAATGCCGAACACCGGCTCGCTCTGGATCATGTGCCCGGCCGCGCTCCACAGCTGCAGGCGGATGCACACCGACGTATCGGCCAGGTGGGTCACCTGGCACTCTTCGAATTCATTCACGCCCAGGTGGATGCGCTCGCGCAGGGTGCTGTCGCTGAGCACGATCAGGCCCACCGCGCCGAGCAGCAACGCACCGGCCCAGGCCTTGTAGCGGTTGAGCCGGCGCCCCTGCACCAGCAGGGCGATGAACACCAGCACCGGCACGGCAAGCAGGCCGCCGCGGGTCTGGGTGGCGAGGAATGCGCCCAGCCCGGCCACGCCGGTGATCAGTTTCAGCGCGAACTCGGTGCGCTTGAAACGGGTGATGCGGTAGCCCAGCAGCAACAGCGCCAGCATCGAAAACAGCAGCGTCAGGTTGCCGTAGGTCACCGTGTTGAACTGGCGGGTGGCCGGGCGTCCGCCGGTGCTCAACACCAGCCAGCCGACGTTGATCACCGCATACCAGATGCCCAGCAACAGGCCGAACAGGCCATGGGCCAGAATCGGGCGCGGAATCCGCAGCGCGGCGGCCAGGATCAGCAGCACGGTCAGGAAGCGCGCGGCCTTTTCCACCTCCGATCCTTTCCACAGGCCGTGCACCAGCAGGCTGGTCAGCACGCCGATCAGCATCACCGCCACGCCCACGCCCATCCACACATACTCGCGGCGGTTGTCGCACCAGACCTGCCCGGGCGCGGCCGGACGCACCACCACCAGCACGATGATGCTCAGCAGGACCAGCAGGTAATAGCCCGCGCTGCCACCGTCCAGGGTCGACATCAGCAGCACCGGGGACAACCCGAGCGCGATCGTGAAGGCCCATGCCAAGGCGAGGTTGGCGCGGGCAGGACGGAGTGGAGACATGGTCACGATCTGGGCAATGCGGCGTAATGACGGAGGAGGAACGGGTTCACCGGCCTCCATTCCAGGATCGGGCGAGCGGGCGGCATTGTCGCTGATCGTCCCGTAATGATCCATGAGAGTCCCATCACTCCTCCGGCGCTTCCCGACCTTGTTCCAGAGTGATCCGCGCCAGTTCCCGGGCACTGGGCCGACACGGGCCGACCACGGCGTCGGCCGGTACCAGCCACCAGCCGCGGCGATTGGCCACGCCCACCCGTTCGGCACGGTTGCGATCGATGCAGTCCAGCACGGCCGCTTCCTGTACCAGCAGCCAGCGCTGCTGCGGCGCCTGCGCCTGCCAGGCCACGCCGTCCTGCAACTGACTGTACCAACGGCGTTTGAAGCCAAAGGTGGTCGCCGGGCGGTCAGCCATGAGCAGGTTCTGTTCCTTCCAGCCCACCAGCCCGAGTTGCGCGTCGGGGCCGATGCGCTGCCCGGCCTGCTGCATCAGCCCCCGCGCGGAGCTGGAATCGTTGAACAGCGGGTAGCCCACCAGCCCGTAGGCCACCCAGACCATCGCCAGGGTCGATACCACCGCCACGTGGCGCCGCCGTGCGCCGCTGAAACACAGGCTGGCCATGCCCCAGGCGCCCAGTGCCACGCCGATCCAGCCCAGCGCCGCGGTCACCGAGGTATCGATGCCGCGCTGCAGGATCAGCCGGCTTTCAAAGCCCGGCTGCCCGACCAGCATGGCAATGCCCGCCCCCAGCAGGGCCAGCACCAGCAGCACGTTGAACGCGCCCAGCAGCCACTGCACGTCGCGCCGCCGCAGCAATCCCGGCACCAGTGGCGCC
This genomic interval carries:
- a CDS encoding O-antigen ligase family protein; translated protein: MSPLRPARANLALAWAFTIALGLSPVLLMSTLDGGSAGYYLLVLLSIIVLVVVRPAAPGQVWCDNRREYVWMGVGVAVMLIGVLTSLLVHGLWKGSEVEKAARFLTVLLILAAALRIPRPILAHGLFGLLLGIWYAVINVGWLVLSTGGRPATRQFNTVTYGNLTLLFSMLALLLLGYRITRFKRTEFALKLITGVAGLGAFLATQTRGGLLAVPVLVFIALLVQGRRLNRYKAWAGALLLGAVGLIVLSDSTLRERIHLGVNEFEECQVTHLADTSVCIRLQLWSAAGHMIQSEPVFGIGGGDRFREELRSLAEARQVSPTVARDYGETHNDLLYFLATYGVLGGLGLVLLYAAPGWVLLRRLWREDDAGRLFAGAGVMICASYLMFGLTEMMFRDMRSASFYATWVAVFLALSDPARRRQAD